Proteins encoded in a region of the Desulfovibrio sp. TomC genome:
- a CDS encoding helix-turn-helix domain-containing protein, protein MTLHFEFPKTIFCKGYPAAPRFLGEEIRKKRMDLGLQITDLAEALSVDESSILNWEIRGVKPKRGNLRKIEQFLKKGTAGVGWDRISGN, encoded by the coding sequence ATGACTTTACACTTTGAATTTCCCAAGACAATCTTCTGCAAAGGATACCCCGCAGCGCCCCGCTTTCTTGGAGAGGAAATCCGAAAAAAACGGATGGACCTCGGCCTTCAAATAACTGACTTGGCCGAAGCTCTGTCCGTTGACGAGAGCAGTATCCTCAACTGGGAAATACGCGGAGTCAAGCCAAAGAGGGGAAACTTGCGGAAGATTGAACAGTTCCTAAAAAAAGGTACGGCAGGGGTGGGGTGGGATAGAATCTCTGGTAACTAA
- a CDS encoding DUF927 domain-containing protein, translated as MLNPHGNFNFGIIEGCISQVHGDDDNNDKLCNFSSVIVEERTVTDGINSKIYFLIEAALCDGSPLPSICVPSDKFDSLRWISEYGSLAMVYPIKQVKHLLPLAIRVISGVVPKKTVVSHTGWTESTHGLGHTYLTNGSAIGTDMDAAAYEVSIEDPRLSKISINPADDHEALVQSVQSCLALAQMNPSKVILPLLGATYLAPLQGMVPLDLSVFLYGATGSFKSQLTMLCQSHYGREFHDNLPGNWTSTENALEIMAFVAKDALFVIDDFAYLRNEKSSFGYKDLEKKAERIFRGQGNTAGRQRMFQNALARSFFSRAMIMTSGETLPRGDSLLARLFVVQLNKGDIDSNELTEMQQYAKDGIFENAMAGYIKWLATNYDSLKDFIPAQFEKMREQFGELRAIHSRTPDNTAKLFIGLGMFMYYAKSISAITDAEASMFMDHAKAVFLELGYNQNQVFYFDDAVDFFFDQVIEAMTDGAGHFNFINPNEFHSFERKGFIGWSNVNGEWQKNGFCMGWINGNNLYLLPATSYEIAHNKTKSKGFNLETKGRLWKRLHERGIVLSSDPDRIGTRKFVNGIHHRVLHLDFSECFKDTFRRRGEGAENGQENNIAPEMLPHGNEDGWDSHVGSTGTDDFYTDI; from the coding sequence ATGCTTAATCCGCACGGCAACTTTAACTTTGGCATTATTGAAGGGTGTATCTCGCAGGTTCACGGGGATGACGACAACAACGACAAGCTTTGTAACTTTTCTTCCGTGATTGTTGAAGAAAGGACTGTCACCGACGGCATCAATTCCAAGATTTATTTCCTTATCGAAGCGGCCCTTTGCGACGGTTCTCCCCTCCCGAGCATTTGTGTTCCGTCCGACAAGTTCGACTCTCTGCGCTGGATCAGTGAGTACGGTTCGCTCGCCATGGTCTATCCCATCAAGCAGGTGAAGCACCTCCTGCCCCTGGCGATTCGCGTGATCAGCGGAGTGGTGCCGAAAAAGACGGTCGTGAGCCACACGGGCTGGACTGAATCCACCCACGGTCTCGGACACACCTACCTGACGAATGGCTCCGCGATTGGCACCGACATGGACGCCGCCGCCTACGAAGTCTCCATTGAAGATCCTCGCTTGAGCAAGATCTCCATTAACCCGGCCGATGACCACGAAGCACTTGTCCAGTCTGTCCAGTCCTGCCTGGCTCTTGCCCAGATGAACCCGAGCAAAGTCATTCTCCCCCTCCTGGGGGCGACCTACCTGGCCCCGCTCCAGGGCATGGTGCCTCTTGATCTCTCTGTGTTTCTTTACGGCGCGACCGGGTCCTTCAAGTCCCAGCTGACCATGCTTTGCCAGAGCCACTATGGACGGGAGTTCCACGATAACCTGCCCGGCAACTGGACCTCCACCGAGAACGCCCTCGAAATCATGGCCTTTGTTGCCAAGGATGCGCTTTTCGTCATCGACGACTTTGCCTACCTGCGCAACGAAAAGTCCTCTTTTGGTTACAAGGACTTGGAGAAAAAGGCGGAGCGTATTTTCCGTGGACAGGGGAATACCGCCGGTCGTCAACGGATGTTTCAAAACGCGTTGGCCCGGAGCTTTTTTTCCCGTGCCATGATTATGACCAGCGGCGAAACGTTGCCGAGGGGTGACAGCCTTCTTGCTCGTCTTTTCGTCGTCCAGCTCAACAAGGGGGATATTGATTCCAACGAACTCACCGAGATGCAGCAGTATGCCAAGGACGGCATTTTTGAAAATGCTATGGCTGGTTACATCAAGTGGCTTGCTACTAATTACGACAGTCTTAAGGATTTCATCCCTGCTCAATTCGAGAAGATGCGTGAGCAGTTCGGCGAACTTCGCGCTATCCATTCCAGGACTCCTGACAATACTGCGAAGCTTTTTATTGGTCTTGGGATGTTCATGTATTACGCAAAGAGCATCAGCGCTATTACTGATGCCGAGGCATCGATGTTTATGGACCATGCGAAGGCTGTCTTCCTTGAACTCGGATACAACCAGAATCAGGTTTTCTACTTTGATGATGCTGTTGACTTCTTCTTCGATCAGGTTATCGAAGCCATGACCGACGGAGCGGGCCACTTTAACTTCATTAACCCCAACGAATTCCATTCTTTTGAACGTAAGGGATTTATTGGCTGGTCTAACGTCAACGGTGAGTGGCAAAAAAATGGATTTTGCATGGGCTGGATCAATGGCAATAACCTCTACCTGCTGCCCGCCACCAGCTACGAAATCGCTCACAACAAAACTAAGTCCAAGGGATTTAACCTTGAAACCAAGGGTCGCCTTTGGAAGCGCCTCCATGAACGCGGGATTGTCCTGAGCAGTGATCCTGACCGCATTGGTACCCGCAAGTTCGTGAATGGTATCCACCACCGCGTTCTTCATTTGGATTTCAGTGAATGCTTTAAGGACACCTTCCGTCGTCGCGGGGAGGGTGCCGAGAATGGACAGGAAAACAATATTGCTCCTGAAATGCTGCCTCATGGGAACGAGGACGGCTGGGATTCTCATGTCGGTTCGACCGGAACTGACGACTTTTACACCGACATTTAG
- a CDS encoding DNA methyltransferase — translation MNTITFIATANIVPNSGYSRAVMDQDLIEFIRNSIRQNNGLKPGNALKVRQIPNNTFEIIDGHIRFEAAKQENIDELPCIVVEMDDDEAYMALIHENKCQEMTALDIGIHALGFEARAGGRGNKSDLTLYAEKIRKHPQNVRLYRDGAKVYKRIEAELTYEDKMKLRSKATVLCDFKNLNDRSWLGLSKIVVNGKYGTPDLKKGIRLVKKVMEMDNGDEWIDAFLPYEKIIKLSMLKHTSFHIIAPVFYELNRLKQFYENNPGAGNINELYDWLAEHGLETDQNGVERLKFRNIVKYCNSIMNVNNKEMASWVEGDCLEHIHEIPDGSVALLLTDPPYGCTYRSISDRTNRTIANDNPEDATRILKESLEQLYPKMKDDSYIVVFSGDKMLADFINVIKTAGYHYEGVAIWKKSQHTQGSLICGLRPITEKIIYATKGKPVLYNAINDHFEYPNAKNEFHQTEKPAGLLRELIGAMTVPGDSVVDCFAGSGSTVVQAKAMGRNWWGCVLDSDDYQNGYMRLNEELPEAA, via the coding sequence ATGAACACCATCACTTTCATTGCTACGGCGAACATTGTTCCCAACTCTGGTTATTCTCGCGCTGTTATGGATCAGGACTTGATTGAATTTATCCGCAATAGCATTCGCCAGAACAACGGTCTTAAGCCTGGGAATGCTCTCAAGGTCCGCCAGATTCCCAATAACACCTTTGAAATTATTGATGGCCATATTCGTTTTGAGGCCGCCAAGCAGGAAAATATCGATGAACTTCCTTGCATTGTTGTGGAAATGGACGACGACGAAGCCTACATGGCCTTGATCCACGAGAACAAGTGCCAGGAGATGACTGCCTTGGACATCGGTATTCATGCTCTGGGATTCGAGGCGCGTGCGGGTGGCCGGGGCAACAAGAGCGACCTCACGCTTTACGCCGAAAAGATCCGTAAGCACCCCCAGAACGTCCGTTTGTACCGTGATGGTGCCAAGGTGTACAAGCGCATTGAGGCTGAACTGACCTACGAGGATAAAATGAAGCTTCGCAGCAAGGCCACTGTTTTGTGTGACTTTAAGAATCTTAATGATCGGTCTTGGTTGGGTTTGTCCAAGATCGTGGTCAACGGTAAGTATGGCACCCCCGATCTGAAGAAGGGAATCCGTCTCGTGAAGAAGGTCATGGAGATGGATAACGGTGATGAATGGATCGACGCCTTTTTGCCCTATGAAAAGATTATTAAGCTTTCTATGTTGAAGCATACGAGTTTTCACATCATTGCTCCTGTTTTTTATGAGCTTAATCGCCTTAAGCAGTTCTATGAAAACAATCCTGGAGCTGGTAATATTAATGAACTTTACGATTGGCTTGCCGAGCATGGCCTTGAAACTGACCAGAATGGCGTTGAACGGCTTAAATTTCGGAACATTGTCAAATACTGTAATTCTATCATGAACGTGAACAACAAGGAGATGGCTTCGTGGGTCGAAGGCGATTGCCTCGAACACATCCATGAAATTCCTGATGGTTCTGTGGCTCTTCTGCTGACTGATCCTCCCTATGGTTGTACGTACCGTTCCATTTCTGACAGGACTAACCGGACCATCGCCAACGACAATCCCGAGGATGCGACCCGTATTCTTAAAGAAAGCCTTGAGCAGCTCTACCCCAAGATGAAGGATGATTCGTATATCGTTGTGTTTAGTGGCGACAAGATGCTGGCGGACTTCATTAACGTTATCAAGACGGCTGGCTACCATTACGAGGGAGTGGCTATTTGGAAGAAGTCCCAGCACACGCAAGGGTCTCTTATCTGCGGCCTTCGCCCCATCACCGAGAAAATTATTTATGCCACCAAGGGGAAGCCTGTCCTGTATAATGCTATCAATGACCACTTCGAGTATCCCAACGCTAAGAACGAGTTCCACCAGACCGAAAAGCCGGCGGGTCTCCTTCGGGAGTTGATTGGGGCCATGACTGTTCCCGGGGACAGCGTCGTTGACTGCTTCGCTGGTTCCGGCTCCACGGTGGTCCAGGCCAAGGCGATGGGGCGCAATTGGTGGGGCTGTGTCCTTGACTCCGATGACTACCAGAACGGGTACATGCGCCTGAATGAGGAACTGCCTGAAGCTGCTTAA
- a CDS encoding DUF1819 family protein encodes MAKKCDDKYRMSFTVIGLLHAESLFVAEKYLILKDWNSVGDLVVANNLLQARTLSTLKRICREVVSRLKTLSLGELEFLIDASHQDQAYLLWIAVCRRYRFVADFATEVLRERYISLKSDLTHEDFDSFFNRKSEWHLELDEITPATRNKLRQILFRMLREANLLTTNNIIHAAMLSPRLLELICQGRRRDVMCFPVFESELKGMS; translated from the coding sequence ATGGCTAAGAAGTGTGACGATAAATATCGCATGTCGTTTACAGTTATTGGGCTATTGCATGCCGAGTCATTGTTTGTTGCAGAAAAGTATTTAATTTTAAAGGACTGGAATTCTGTTGGAGATTTAGTTGTTGCGAACAATTTACTACAAGCCAGAACGCTGAGTACTCTCAAGCGAATTTGCCGAGAAGTCGTCTCTCGGCTTAAAACGTTAAGCCTTGGTGAACTAGAATTTTTGATTGATGCTAGCCACCAAGATCAAGCCTATCTCCTCTGGATTGCTGTTTGCCGTCGGTACAGATTTGTCGCTGATTTTGCAACAGAGGTGCTTCGAGAGCGGTACATCTCTCTAAAAAGTGATTTGACACACGAAGACTTTGATTCGTTCTTCAACCGCAAATCCGAATGGCATTTGGAACTTGATGAGATCACTCCGGCGACACGAAACAAATTGCGGCAGATCCTGTTTAGGATGCTTCGTGAAGCCAATCTCTTGACGACCAATAATATCATACACGCAGCCATGCTCAGCCCAAGACTGTTGGAGCTGATCTGTCAAGGCAGACGCAGGGACGTTATGTGCTTCCCTGTATTTGAATCAGAACTGAAAGGGATGTCGTAG
- a CDS encoding DUF1788 domain-containing protein: MSMQDRFQHLFAVISGQRFLNKQGLGNEVPFFICPFRPEESVEMERLQRQLVNRLEQAGVRILEINLYDLSIQILKDRDIWNQIVEMEDSVSKEQLKELLQGVLDPEAHLIPAIANKMASADFEVLFMSGVGEVFPYIRSHNVLNNLQSTAKEKPTVMFFPGAYTHSLESGASLDLFGRLHDDKYYRAFNIFHCEA, encoded by the coding sequence ATGTCGATGCAGGACCGATTTCAGCATCTCTTTGCAGTGATCTCGGGCCAGCGATTTCTCAATAAGCAAGGTCTCGGTAACGAGGTTCCGTTCTTTATCTGTCCTTTCAGGCCGGAAGAATCTGTCGAAATGGAGCGGCTCCAACGTCAGCTGGTCAATCGCCTTGAGCAGGCCGGAGTTCGGATTCTGGAGATCAATCTGTATGACCTTTCGATACAAATCCTCAAAGATCGCGACATCTGGAATCAGATTGTCGAGATGGAGGATTCTGTCTCCAAAGAACAGCTCAAAGAGTTGTTGCAAGGCGTACTGGACCCTGAAGCTCATCTTATTCCGGCCATAGCAAACAAGATGGCCAGTGCCGATTTCGAGGTTCTTTTTATGTCCGGTGTGGGCGAGGTATTCCCCTACATCCGTTCGCACAATGTTTTGAACAATTTGCAGAGCACGGCGAAAGAAAAGCCTACCGTCATGTTTTTCCCTGGAGCCTACACCCACTCCCTGGAATCCGGGGCATCGCTTGATCTCTTCGGAAGGCTGCATGACGACAAGTACTACCGAGCATTTAACATCTTTCACTGTGAAGCATAA
- the brxC gene encoding BREX system P-loop protein BrxC — translation MTLKSIFDKPVDRPIEGVIKADDEASLRLEIEEYVLTNEVEKRLESFLDAYNNYEGANGVWVSGFFGSGKSHLLKMLALLLENRQIDGAATLDLFQPKCGVNEILRGDLKRAVAIPSKSILFNIDQKADVISKTQFDALLAVFVKVFDEMCGYYGKQGHIAQFERDLDSRDLYGQFKLAYESTSGRAWQKGREQALLESKNIAKAYAQVAGGDEASAMGILDKYRSQYRVSIEDFAEQVHAYIKRQSPEFRLNFFADEVGQYIAENVKLMTNLQTIAESLATKCRGRAWIIVTAQEDMGTIVGEMGKQQGNDFSKIQARFANRMKLTSADVAEVIQKRLLMKTEEGVRLLSDIYHAQSNNFKTLFDFADGSQTYRNYQDREHFIHSYPFIPYQFALFQSAIQNLSQHNAFEGKHSSVGERSMLGVFQQVAIQIGGHEIGQLATFDLMFEGIRTALKSNIQRAIIQAEKHLVGPFAIRLLKTLFLVKYVKEFKPTVRNLCVLMLDGFNQDLPALRKRVEEALSLLEQQTYVQRNGEFYEYLTDEEKDVEQEIKNTEVESSDVAAELEKIVFDHVIKHRKIRYDENGQDYPFSRKLDDRLHGREYELAIHVISPFHENSENESILRMQSMGRDDMLVLMPVDERLIRDILMYKRTEKYIRQNISITQQEAVKHILTDKGFQNRERYAELEQRVRALMENSKLVVAGTDIEVGSADAQKRLVRGFHELISRAYPNLRMLRSITYTENDIAKCLKHSQQGLVGNDATSLAESEQELLAFIQSNNRGGVRTTLKNLLEKFEHKPYGWNYAAVLCTLAKLCARGKVEVRADGNLLEEDELERALRNTHGHGNVVLEPQVEFTASQVRALKEFFEDFFDALPRASEAKALGRETGAALHDLTHQLTPLAAQASYYPFLNALTPVLEKLKDLSVKPYTWYLTELSRQEDALLDMKESVIDPVRKFMSGPQKGIFDNARNFVQTQEPNFAYIEDDETAQVVASLTDSECFKGNRMQQVKTQVETLQEKVAAQIEAEIAKAKETVAALKGRICGMGEFSSLTDEQQKQITCPFSEFNATIERQKLIAVIRDTLRRFEESEYQRLLSQMTSWAQTAPTPEPAPEPDGSATKDEGAEPTPPAKPEPHIEYVLSRTLKVTFDKAWLADATDVERYLESMRESLLEEIRKGKRIQI, via the coding sequence ATGACTCTTAAGAGCATTTTTGACAAACCGGTTGACCGCCCAATCGAAGGGGTCATCAAAGCTGACGATGAAGCCAGCCTTCGCCTCGAGATAGAAGAATACGTACTGACCAACGAAGTCGAGAAGCGGCTTGAGTCGTTTCTGGATGCTTACAATAATTATGAAGGTGCCAATGGCGTTTGGGTTTCCGGCTTCTTCGGGTCCGGTAAGTCCCATCTGCTGAAGATGCTGGCACTCTTGCTCGAGAACCGCCAGATTGACGGGGCCGCGACTCTTGACCTGTTCCAGCCCAAGTGTGGCGTCAACGAAATCCTGCGCGGTGATCTCAAGCGAGCTGTCGCCATCCCGTCGAAAAGCATTCTGTTCAACATCGACCAGAAAGCCGATGTGATCAGCAAAACCCAGTTCGATGCGCTCCTCGCAGTTTTCGTCAAAGTTTTTGACGAAATGTGTGGTTACTACGGCAAGCAGGGGCACATCGCCCAGTTTGAACGCGACCTCGACAGCCGTGACCTGTATGGACAGTTCAAATTGGCCTATGAATCCACATCGGGCAGAGCATGGCAAAAGGGCCGCGAGCAGGCCCTGCTCGAATCGAAAAACATTGCCAAGGCCTATGCCCAGGTGGCCGGTGGTGACGAGGCATCCGCCATGGGGATACTCGATAAATATCGCAGCCAATACCGTGTTTCCATCGAAGACTTTGCTGAACAGGTGCATGCGTATATCAAGCGACAATCCCCCGAATTCCGTCTGAACTTTTTTGCCGATGAGGTTGGTCAGTACATCGCCGAGAACGTCAAACTGATGACGAACCTCCAGACCATCGCCGAAAGCCTAGCAACTAAATGCCGAGGCAGGGCATGGATCATCGTAACAGCCCAGGAAGACATGGGAACGATTGTCGGCGAGATGGGCAAACAGCAAGGCAACGACTTCTCGAAGATTCAGGCGCGGTTCGCTAACCGCATGAAGCTGACCAGCGCCGATGTGGCGGAAGTCATCCAAAAGCGTCTGCTCATGAAAACCGAAGAAGGCGTTCGTCTTCTGTCGGACATTTATCACGCGCAGTCCAATAATTTTAAGACCCTGTTCGATTTTGCAGACGGTTCGCAGACCTACCGGAATTATCAGGATCGGGAGCACTTCATTCACAGCTATCCGTTCATTCCGTACCAGTTCGCCCTGTTCCAGTCAGCCATTCAGAATCTTTCGCAGCATAATGCTTTCGAGGGCAAGCACAGTTCGGTGGGCGAGCGCTCCATGCTGGGTGTGTTCCAGCAGGTGGCGATCCAAATCGGGGGGCATGAAATCGGTCAGCTTGCGACCTTCGACCTAATGTTCGAAGGCATTCGCACCGCACTGAAATCCAATATCCAGCGAGCCATCATTCAGGCGGAAAAACATCTTGTTGGGCCTTTCGCTATTAGGCTGCTGAAGACGCTCTTCCTGGTCAAGTACGTCAAGGAGTTTAAGCCGACCGTTCGTAACTTGTGCGTCTTGATGCTTGACGGCTTCAATCAAGATCTGCCTGCGCTAAGAAAACGTGTCGAAGAAGCCCTCAGCCTCCTGGAACAGCAGACCTATGTGCAGCGAAATGGCGAGTTCTACGAGTACCTGACCGACGAGGAAAAAGACGTCGAGCAGGAAATCAAGAACACGGAAGTGGAGTCGTCAGACGTTGCCGCCGAGCTTGAGAAAATCGTTTTCGACCACGTTATCAAACATCGGAAGATCCGCTACGACGAGAATGGCCAGGACTACCCGTTTTCCAGAAAGCTCGATGATCGGCTACACGGGAGGGAATACGAGCTTGCCATCCATGTCATCAGCCCGTTCCATGAAAATTCCGAAAATGAGTCCATTTTGCGAATGCAAAGTATGGGTCGTGATGATATGCTTGTCCTTATGCCTGTGGATGAACGCCTCATTCGCGACATCCTCATGTACAAAAGGACGGAAAAATACATTCGACAAAACATTTCTATCACGCAACAGGAGGCGGTGAAACACATCCTGACCGATAAAGGATTCCAGAACAGAGAACGGTACGCCGAGTTAGAACAGCGCGTTCGAGCACTTATGGAGAATTCTAAGCTGGTAGTTGCTGGGACAGACATTGAAGTTGGGTCAGCTGATGCACAGAAAAGATTAGTACGCGGATTTCATGAGCTCATTTCCCGTGCCTATCCGAACCTTCGGATGCTGCGCAGCATCACCTACACCGAAAATGACATCGCCAAATGCCTTAAGCATTCGCAGCAGGGTTTGGTCGGCAACGACGCCACCTCCCTGGCCGAGTCCGAGCAGGAGCTCTTGGCGTTCATTCAGAGCAACAACCGGGGCGGCGTGCGTACCACTTTGAAGAACTTGCTGGAGAAATTCGAGCACAAGCCCTACGGCTGGAACTATGCCGCCGTGCTTTGCACTCTGGCCAAACTGTGCGCTCGCGGCAAGGTCGAGGTGCGCGCCGACGGCAACCTGCTTGAAGAAGACGAGCTGGAACGGGCGCTGCGCAATACCCATGGCCATGGCAATGTAGTGCTGGAACCCCAGGTCGAATTTACTGCGTCTCAGGTCCGCGCCCTCAAGGAGTTCTTTGAAGACTTCTTCGACGCTCTGCCCCGCGCCAGTGAGGCGAAGGCGCTCGGTAGGGAAACCGGCGCAGCGCTCCACGATCTCACGCATCAGCTCACCCCGCTAGCGGCCCAGGCTTCCTATTATCCGTTCCTGAATGCACTGACACCGGTGCTTGAGAAGCTCAAGGATCTGTCCGTCAAGCCCTATACCTGGTACCTGACCGAACTCTCTCGCCAGGAAGACGCGCTGCTCGATATGAAGGAAAGCGTCATCGATCCTGTCCGGAAGTTCATGAGCGGCCCACAGAAAGGCATCTTCGATAACGCCCGCAACTTTGTTCAAACCCAGGAGCCCAACTTCGCCTACATCGAAGACGACGAGACCGCTCAGGTGGTTGCCAGCTTGACCGATTCGGAATGCTTCAAGGGCAACCGCATGCAGCAGGTGAAGACGCAAGTCGAAACTCTGCAGGAGAAGGTCGCTGCCCAGATCGAGGCTGAGATTGCCAAAGCCAAGGAGACGGTCGCCGCTCTTAAAGGACGTATTTGTGGCATGGGTGAGTTCAGCTCATTGACCGACGAACAGCAGAAGCAGATCACCTGTCCGTTCAGCGAATTCAACGCGACCATTGAACGGCAGAAGCTGATTGCCGTTATCCGCGACACCCTGCGCCGATTTGAGGAAAGCGAGTACCAGCGCCTGCTTTCGCAGATGACATCCTGGGCGCAAACGGCACCAACACCCGAGCCTGCGCCGGAGCCAGACGGAAGCGCCACGAAGGATGAAGGTGCGGAACCAACGCCACCGGCCAAGCCAGAACCGCACATCGAGTATGTGCTCAGCCGCACACTTAAGGTCACATTCGACAAAGCTTGGCTGGCCGACGCGACTGATGTGGAACGCTACCTGGAATCCATGCGAGAATCTCTACTGGAAGAGATCCGCAAAGGAAAAAGGATTCAAATATGA
- a CDS encoding AAA family ATPase: MIERLELRNFTVFTGLTLDFSPKINVIIGENGTGKTHLLKTAYGLCAGAPLFKHKPDTSEDELGAALTAKLLRLFMPLDDKLGKMHRQGATDQAYLSARFAGGQKIAATLFNNSKALAVQNCANYEQFQADAVFIPTKEVLSFMKGFTSLYKKYELSFDQTYQDICLLLDLPEVRPETLHEKSKWAMEQIDGICGGRFVFYGGGKVTFKTENTEYSANIMAEGFRKAGILSRLLETGAIQPGVSGPLFWDEPESNLNPKLMKLLVQILLELSRNGQQIILATHDYVLLKWFDLLMDKGKDDHVRFHALYRDDQSGDVKIDSTDDYRKIEKNPIAEAFNNLTIAYAKSRLNGAASE, encoded by the coding sequence ATGATAGAGCGTCTTGAATTGAGAAATTTCACGGTCTTCACCGGCCTAACACTTGATTTCTCGCCCAAGATCAATGTGATCATCGGCGAGAACGGAACCGGAAAAACCCATCTGCTCAAGACGGCCTATGGGCTTTGCGCCGGTGCGCCGCTATTTAAGCACAAGCCCGACACCAGTGAAGATGAACTCGGAGCGGCGCTGACTGCCAAGCTGCTGCGTCTCTTCATGCCGTTGGACGACAAGCTCGGTAAGATGCATCGCCAGGGCGCGACAGACCAAGCCTATCTGTCGGCCCGGTTCGCGGGGGGGCAGAAGATCGCTGCGACCCTCTTCAACAACTCGAAGGCGCTGGCCGTCCAGAATTGCGCCAACTACGAGCAGTTCCAGGCCGATGCCGTTTTTATCCCGACCAAAGAAGTTCTTTCCTTCATGAAGGGGTTCACCAGCCTGTACAAAAAATACGAGCTTTCCTTTGACCAAACCTACCAAGACATCTGCCTGCTGCTGGACCTCCCCGAGGTTCGTCCGGAAACCCTCCACGAAAAATCCAAATGGGCCATGGAGCAAATCGATGGCATCTGCGGCGGCCGTTTCGTTTTCTATGGCGGCGGCAAGGTCACCTTCAAAACCGAGAATACCGAATACTCCGCCAATATCATGGCTGAAGGATTCCGCAAGGCAGGGATACTCTCACGCCTGCTGGAAACCGGCGCGATCCAGCCGGGTGTCAGCGGTCCGCTGTTCTGGGACGAACCCGAATCCAACCTGAACCCTAAGCTGATGAAGCTGCTCGTTCAGATTTTGCTGGAGCTGTCACGAAACGGCCAACAGATCATCCTGGCGACCCACGACTATGTATTGCTCAAGTGGTTCGATCTGCTCATGGATAAGGGCAAGGATGACCACGTGCGCTTTCACGCGCTATATCGGGATGATCAATCTGGAGATGTAAAAATTGACAGCACAGATGATTATCGTAAGATCGAAAAAAATCCGATAGCTGAGGCGTTCAATAACTTGACGATAGCTTATGCGAAATCACGTCTAAATGGGGCTGCGAGTGAATAG